One genomic window of Tachypleus tridentatus isolate NWPU-2018 chromosome 12, ASM421037v1, whole genome shotgun sequence includes the following:
- the LOC143234794 gene encoding uncharacterized protein LOC143234794 yields MDSKDQVSVVLHWDQLDLQSAADPKYCRSVEVVSQEGQASASFDDLPLAGKTHATFTLGSLGLKSAVCMLPEKQEGENGNISDCDNSLCDFHCSAFHKRSAHIILNKSVATSPIQEESEGTEASSSEVITHKKGHFLDEPQEVKNRAHDEYESHTENVADEELSEHYLLLTDQLSLTQNKHLDIKDIGVILNHLNSKIVEVQKLEREKESAEIHNWTIKATIRGEVVREIGVIYNGQYYGIMEHPEHF; encoded by the coding sequence ATGGACAGTAAAGACCAGGTCAGTGTAGTGCTTCACTGGGATCAGTTGGACTTGCAGAGTGCAGCAGATCCCAAATACTGCAGAAGTGTGGAAGTTGTGTCACAAGAGGGTCAAGCCTCTGCCAGTTTTGACGACCTTCCTTTGGCAGGTAAGACTCATGCCACATTTACTCTAGGAAGTTTGGGATTGAAGTCTGCTGTGTGTATGCTACCAGAAAAGCAGGAAGGAGAAAATGGTAATATATCAGATTGTGATAATTCATTGTGTGATTTCCATTGTTCTGCCTTTCACAAAAGGAGTGctcatattatattaaataaatctgTTGCTACCTCACCCATTCAGGAAGAGTCAGAGGGAACTGAAGCTAGTTCTAGTGAAGTAATCACGCATAAGAAAGGACATTTTCTAGATGAACCTCAAGAGGTGAAGAACCGTGCACACGATGAATATGAATCGCACACTGAGAATGTGGCTGATGAAGAGTTATCTGAACATTACCTTCTTTTAACGGATCAGCTTTCCCTGACACAGAATAAGCATCTTGACATCAAAGATATTGGTGTGATTCTAAACCATTTAAACTCAAAGATAGTGGAGGTTCAGAAACTCGAGCGAGAAAAAGAGAGTGCTGAAATACACAATTGGACCATCAAGGCCACCATTCGAGGAGAAGTGGTCAGAGAGATTGGTGTCATCTATAATGGACAGTATTATGGTATAATGGAGCATCCAGAGCATTTTTAA